The region GGGACAACAACGCGATCATATGACTCGTGTGTGTTCCAGAGTGTTTAGTTTCTAATTTGAAAACGAATAAAGAAAAAGGCCTGGGAAATCAGGCCTTTTTACTTTTAAGATTTAAATAATTTATCGAGTTGTTTGAAGTACCACTCTTTAAGTGGTTTCTGTAGATGAAGATCCGCTAGCATTTCGGTTTTTCTTTGCACCATGCCTTGGTGTTCTGATCCTACCTCATCCGCGCATTCACGAATCCAATCTTCTGTTGTTTCTGGATGGAATTGAGTCGCTATGATGTTATCACCAATTTTATAGGCCTGATTTTTACAGAACTCATTTGTGGCTGTTAGTTCTGCACCAGGTGGCAACTCAAATGTACAATGATGCCAGTGAAATGCTGGGATGGTTTCACCTTCGATAGTTTTAATAGGAACGAATCCCACTTCCCAGCCGGGCTCGTGGATGTAAACCTTGGCCCCTAAGACATCGGCGATCATTTGTGATCCCAGGCAAAGACCAAAGATCTTTTTATTGTTATCGATCAAATCGCGAATGAATTTCTTTTCCGTACGCAGCCATGGAAACTTATCTTCTTCGAAAGTATCCATGCTGCCACCACAGATGACGACACCATCAAAAGCTTTAAAATCGGGTGCAGGACCCCCTTCTGCAGGGTACCAGTGAGTAACCCCATAGTTATTTTGAGACGCCCAGTCCAGGGTAGTTCCCGCAGGTCCATCTGATTCATGCTGAATAACCAAAAGATTTTTCATGGCCGGACACTAGCATAATGGGGTGGGCTTTGCTATACTAATCAGGCCGAGGACGACCTTGGCGTCTATGAGAAAATAAATTCCGTCGTAATTCCTTATTACTAACTTGCTCTGACAAAGTCAGAGTCTAGACATCTCGGGACCTTTTGGATCCCTGGACGGATATTTAAATATGCAAAATCAAATATTTCAGATCACGGCTCATCATTTGGGCTTTGAGTTCAGCAATGGGCTGCGCTTGTTTTCATCTTTAAACTTTAGCGTTGGTTCCGGCCGTTATGGGTTGGTGGGTCCCAATGGAATCGGGAAATCAACATTAGCAAAAATTCTGTCAGGTGAAACACCTGCGACGGAAGGGGAGATTCATACCAGTCACACAGTCACGTACTTGCGACAAATGGAAGATCGCCCCGAACAAACTGTTGGGGAATTTCTGGTGGATATCTGGGAATCTTCGCAGATGGATGCTGTCACTCAAGAAACATTATTAGGAGATATTCCTTTTGATCGCTCCTTGAAATTATTAAGTGGAGGCGAGTGGACTCGCGTGCGCATTGCGAAGGCCTTGGCAGGAAATTCTGGGTTATTAATTTTGGATGAGCCTACGAATAACTTGGACCGATCCGCAAAGCAAAGAATCACTGAATTCGTTGAAAGCTTTAAGGGCAA is a window of Bdellovibrio sp. SKB1291214 DNA encoding:
- a CDS encoding type 1 glutamine amidotransferase, which gives rise to MKNLLVIQHESDGPAGTTLDWASQNNYGVTHWYPAEGGPAPDFKAFDGVVICGGSMDTFEEDKFPWLRTEKKFIRDLIDNNKKIFGLCLGSQMIADVLGAKVYIHEPGWEVGFVPIKTIEGETIPAFHWHHCTFELPPGAELTATNEFCKNQAYKIGDNIIATQFHPETTEDWIRECADEVGSEHQGMVQRKTEMLADLHLQKPLKEWYFKQLDKLFKS